The Desulfotignum phosphitoxidans DSM 13687 genomic sequence GGTGTCTTTGGTTCAGATTCCAGCCAACCTGGTCCTGGTGCCGGTCATCGGATTTGTGTGCCTGCCGGCCGGTCTGATAAGTTTGATGTTCTGGCCTCTGGCTCCTGGCCTGTCTGCCTGGCTTTTGACCGGGGCGGCCTGGCTGGTTGAATGGTGTTCTTTGTATGCCGCCTGGTTGACCGATCTGCCGTTTGCCTGGTCTTATCTGCCGTCCTGGTCCATGGTTGACATACTCATGGCATATCTGATTTTAGGCGCTGTTTTCTGGACATTGTCCGGTAAAAAATCAAAACCGGTCATGGCCGGGGTCATGGTTGTCCTCATAAGCATCTATGGAATCAGGATGATGACACGATCCGGGGCGCCGGACCATATGACCGTTACCGTGATAGATGTGGGGCAGGGCAATGCCGCATTGATCCAAACCATTGAAAACAAGACGATTCTGGTGGACGGAGGCGGATTTTCCGGCGCCACGCAATTTGATGTGGGCCGGTATGTGGTGGCCCCTTTTTTATGGCAACAGGGGATCACGGCCCTGGATGTGGTCATTCTCACCCATCCGGATGCCGATCACATGAACGGTCTGGTGTTTATTCTGGAAAATTTCCAGGTGGGCACTTTGGTTAAAAACAGGGATACCAGTCCCCATAGTGCATTTGACCGCATCATGGCTGCCTGCCGCAAAAAAAAGATTCCGGTGTTCATCCCAGATTGTGAAAATAATCAGATGAATTGGGAAAACACGGGACTGTCATTTTATCAATGCCGGTCGGTAAATTCTGAATGGGACGTCAATGACAATTCCCTGGTATTTAAACTGACATGGGATCAATTTTCCATGTTGTTTCCGGGAGATATTCAGGCCGGGCGGGAAGGTCTGCTGGCAGGAGACCAAAACAACCGTCTGTCGGCCGGAATTTTGTTATCGCCCCATCACGGGAGCAAGTCTTCGTCCACCCGTGTATTTCTTGAACAGGTGGCCCCGGAAACCGTGGTCATATCCTGCGGATTCAATAACCCGTATCGGTTTCCCCATCCTGATGTCATCAACCGGTATGAAAAAAACAATATCCGAATTTTCAGAACCGACCAGCATGGTGCTGTGACCATCACATCCAGAGGCCGTGATTATGCGGTTATTCCCTATCGTTCAGGCAATTGAAAAATATACCCCTTGCGCACAAAAATAAATTGTCTTGCAATGACTTCAAATGGTGGCCTTGCAGGGAAACGCCGGATCACGGCGTTTGAAATATTTGATGAACGGAACAATCACTTTGTTTTTGTTGCCTCCGGACACGTCATAGGTGATACTGACGATGGGCACCCCGGTGGTGGCTTCCAGCCGGGCCGCCATGGCTTCGGTGACCAGGCCGGGGCAGCAGAAGGCCGGGGTGGTCTGCACCAGAAGGGCCACATCCGGATGTTCCTGGAGGATATGATGGATTTTCAGGATATTGTCCATGGACTCACCCGTGTGCTCCGGCTGGATTCCGTATTGTGCCAGCACATCTTCACATGCGGAAGGTATTTTTAAATCCGACTCCTTAAGCACGGGTTCAAAATAGGGGTAATATTTTTTTTCCATGGTGTTCATGGCCACCAGCAGCGCTTTGTTGGAGATCAGACTTAAATATTTACCTTCTTTGAACCATTTTCTGAAATAGGATCCGGCAATGATTTTGACATATTTGTAATAAGGGGTGGTAATCACTTCACCGCCGTGGGCCTCGATATAATGGATCAGATCCTGGTTCATCACCTCATTGTCTCTGGCATACAGATCTCCGAAAATCGCCACTTTGGGTCGGGTACCGATATCCCGGGTCCTGATCTGCCTGAACAGGGGAATGGCCTGGGCCAGTGCCTGCTCTTTGGACCCGCCCGTGGCAAATGCCCGGCTGATGATGGCCAGGGCCCTGGGCAACACCCGGTCGGTTTCACCGGGCGTGACTTCATAGGGCCTGATTTTGCATCCGATGCTTCGCAGCAGTCCGCCGAACATGTACGCAAAATACGCATTGGTGGACGCTTTGAAAGAGATGTCAAACAAAGACAGTTCGCCTAAATAGATCCCGGATTTTTCAAACCCGTTTCCTTCCTGTTTGAAAATCTGTTGAATATGATACGGATACAGGCGGATGTTGCAGGCAATATCCGACCGGTTGAGCCACAGCACGGTATCTGCCGGATTCAGGCGGTGTTTTTTAACGGTATGAATAAACCCGGCCGCCAGTGCATTCAAAGGGATACACTGGCCCGTGTTGGTGAGCAGGCTTTTTTTCAGGGTTTCAGGGGTCTCTTCCATCAACAAAGCCCGATGACCTTCACTTTTAAAAGTGGACACGATCAATTGTCCGGTCAATGCATCCCAGTTGGGGAAAATAATGGTTTTGTCTTCAGGCCGGTCAAAAAACAGCGGCGCAAAATCCAGGGGCCGGGCCGCCGGACGCGAAGTTGCCTGAAAATGGTTGGTAAACGCCCGCACCGCCGCCTCGATCCTTGTTTCATACCCCACACTGGAATCATGTTCATCCAGTTCCAGCACCAGATAGGGTTTGTTGCTTTGCTCCATGATCCGCTTGAAGTAATCCACCCCGAAGGCATCCGGAGAACATCTGAACGAAGTGATATAGACCGGATACAGACCTTCGGTCAAAGCGGCGGCATATGCGGATTCCAGAATGCGGGCCGCGTATTTCCAGTGTATTTCCTCCAGCAGCGGTCGGATGGGGGAAAGATCCATTTCCGAGGTGTCCAGCATGTCCTGGAAAAAGGTCTGGATTCCCATTTTTTCAAAAATCTGGGGAATGTGATGGTTCATGGTATCGGGCAGCACGGTATAGGGACGTCCCAGCAACAACACTTTCACACCGTTGATATCCCGGGTCCGGGTTTTGAATAATGCGGCCAGCCGCTCCTGTTCATCTTTGCGATATTCCATGGCCTTGTCCCAGGCGGTATGGATATCGAAAAATGAGATGGGACCCTGGGGCATCAACGGCTTCAACGCCCGGTACAGCGCCATTTTGGTGTGAAAGCTGGTGTACAGATATTTGATGGTGGGCATGATCAGCCGGTCTGATTCATCGGGATCCAGGCAGGCCAGGACCGACGGCATGAACTGGGTGTAGTAGCAATGCTGGCGCCGGATTTTTTTCTGCGTTGATTTATCTTCAAAATAAAACGGCAGAAACACATGGGGCACTTTTTTCAGCAAGTGCGATACATGACCGTGCAACGCCATGACCGGGGCACAGAATTCCGCTTTGGCCACGGTTTTACCCAGCGACACCGGGTGCTTCAATTGGCGACTGGTAACAGTTTTAATGCCCAGCAACGAAAAAAACTGTTCCCAGAACACCAGATCTTCAAACAGGTGAAGTGCGGCAGGGATACCGATGACAGGCGCATCCGGTGTAAAGGCATTGCCTGTTTTCGGCCGGGAAAGCGGTTTTCTTAATTTTTTCATACTGTAGCGGGTGTCGGGTGAAACCATTTTTTGGGTGTCATAGTCTCTGCCGCACAAAAACCCATACGCCTGGGGCCGGCCGTCCACATCGGCAATCGTGATTTTACAGTGATTGCTGCACAGCTGGCACACCTCCTGACGGACTGGAATGTTTTTTTTCCACAGATCAAACCCCCTAAATCCGGTGTGCTCAATGGCCTGTTCACTGGCCAGCAGAGCGACCCCCAAGGCACCGGTCAAATGGCAGAACTGGGATACATGGATGGGTTTTTGCAGTTTTTGCTCAAATGCCGCCACCAGAGCCCGGTTTCGGGCCGTGGCTCCCTGGAACAGGATGCAGTTGCCGATATTGCCCACTGTGGCCACTTTGGTGAGGTAATTGTCTCTCACCGAATGCAGCACAGACGCCAGAATTTCTTTTTGTTCAAATCCTTCGGCAAAAAAATAGTTGATGTCCCGTTCCATGAACACCGTGCACCGGTCACTGGATACCGGTGCACTGATGCCTTCGGCTTGATCTGAATATTCAGACAACGGGCACATGAGCTTTTCGGCCTGTTCTTCAATAAAACTGCCGGTGCCGGCCGCACAAACCGTGTTCATCACCGATGCCGTGACCCTGCCGTGTTTGAGCAGGGTAAATTTGGCATCCTGACCACCGATTTCAATAATGGTGTCCACATCCTTGTTCAAATTCACGGCGGCCGTGGCATGGGCCGTGATCTCATCCGGTTCAAGGTCCGCACCGATCACGCGGCCGCTGATCCGGCGGCCGGATCCGGTGGTGCCGCATCCGGCGATGGTCACATTCAGCCGGTTCCTTGTGATCCAGTCATCCAGGACTTTGAAAATCGTCTGCACGGCCTGAACCGGTCGGGACGCGGTTTTGGTGTAACATCCGATCACCGGCACCAAATCTTTGGTGATCAGAATGCTTTTGGTGCTGGTGGATCCCACGTCCAGGCCCAGAAAACCGGCCGACAGATCCAGCTCAAACGGATCTGTATAAATTTCTACTTCCACCTTATCCACGACATAGGTCTTGTGACATGAAAAATCCGGATAATCCGACAAAGTCAGGGATAACGGGGGATACCGGTAATTGTCTTTTTTAACGGTATCTGTGAAAAACGCCCGGGGAGAGTCAAACGTTTCAGGGACCGGCATCCGGTTTGATATCTCATCTGCCAGGCACAGGGCCGCTCCCAGTGCCCCGTAGATCTGCGCACAATCATCGATGGTCAGTGTCAGGTCCAGCAAAGATTCCAGATATCTTGTAACAGACCGGTTCCGGGACACCCCGCCGCAAAAAATAATTTTACCGGTAAATATTTTTCCTTTGAACAGGGTATTGGCGATATTTTTAGCCAGCCCGTGACAGAGCCCGTCACAGATTTGTTCAATATTATACCCTTCCTGCTGGGCATGAATCAAATCGGTTTTGGCAAACACGGCACACCGGGTGGCGATGTCAGGCCGCCCCTGCCGGTTGTTCATGGCATATTCACTGATTTCATGGGATCCTTGCAGATTCAGACGCCGGGCCTGCTGGTCCAGAAAACTGCCCGTGCCGGCTGCACAGGAGGTGTTGTGCCGGGCCCCGGTATAGTTTCCGGCAGCATCAAACAGGCTTAAGGAAAACTTTTCGCCGCCCACATGAAGCAACGCATCAAACGATTGGCCATAAAGGAATTTGGCGGCCCGGATCAGCGCCACCTGGTCATCATACCGTTCATGGCAGAAAACAAATCCGGGCGTGGCATCCGTGACCGCCACATGTGTCACCGACTGCATCACCTCATGGGACAGCAACCGGGTGAGGCATGCTTTGACATCCCCCTGATGAAAGGTACTGGCTTTGTGAAGAAGTGTTTTTTTCCCGTCAATCACTGCCATACTGACAGACACAGATCCAACATCGATTCCCGCAATTATATCATTCATGTTCTCTTTTCAAATAAAGAATTATTCTGGCTGTTTCATTGTGTAATACAATTATAGGTATTGTTTTTTGGCTTTTGTGTCAATCCAATATTCTTGTTTTTTCTATTTCTTGTTTTTTAAAGTTGATTCAGGTATAAGCCTTAAGATTATGATCACCCGATTAATAGAAACCATTGGAAGTCCTTTTTCCAGTTATATTGAATCCACGGGACGTCTGATCCGGTTTTTTCTTGCCGGAATCCGGCAGATCGCGGTCTTGCCGTTTCAAGGGAACAAAACCCTGGATCAGATCGGATTTATCGGGGCAAAATCCCTGTTTGTCATTCTTTTGACCGGCTTGTTCACCGGCATGGTTTTAGGACTCCAGGGCTATTACTCACTGGTGGACTTTGGATCGGAAGCGGCTCTGGGAGCGGCCGTGGCCCTGAGCCTGATCCGCGAGCTGGGCCCGGTTCTGACAGCCATCATGATTACTGCCCGGGCCGGATCGGCCATGACGGCTGAAATCGGTGTCATGCGCATGTCCGAACAGATCGATGCACTGGTCACCATGCAGATCAATCCCGTCCGGTTTATTTTCAGCCCGAGAATCCTGGCCGCTCTGATCAGTTTTCCTTTGCTGACGGCTTTTTTTGATGTGGTGGGTATATTCGGTGGATTTTTATCCGGTTCCCTGTTAATGGGAATCAATGAAACCGTTTACATGGACAAAGTGATCCAGAGTGTCAAAATGATAGATATCTGGGGCGGATTTATCAAATCCTTTGTATTCGCCCTGGTGGTCGCTACCATCTGCTGTTACCGGGGATATTTCGCCCACATGAACAATCAGGGGCAAACCGGTGCCAAAGGAGTTTCTCTGGCCACCACCAGCGCTGTGGTGCAATCGTGCATCTGGATTCTGATCTTTGATTATGCGATCACTTATTTTCTGGTATGAGAGCTATGACCCAGCCTTTTATTGAATTCAAAAACGTATATAAACGATTCGGCAACCTGGAAGTTCTCAAAGGGGTCAATCTGTCCATAGACAAAGGAACCGTCACCGTGGTGATCGGCAAGAGCGGTTCCGGCAAATCAGTTCTCCTCAAACATATCGTGGGCCTGGTTAAAGAAGATGAAGGAGACGTGCTGATCCAGGGTAAGTCCTTGAACCGGCTTTCCAGCAAACAGGCCAGGCAGTTTAAAAAAAACATGAGCTACATGTTTCAGGACAACGCATTGTTTGATTTTCTCACGGCATTTGAAAACATTGCACTGCCGCTGACGGAAACCACACGAATGACGGTTGAACAAATCCGGAAAAAAGTGCATGACCGCATGGCCCGGTTGAGTATTGAGGGCATTGATCATAAATATCCGTCTGAACTGTCCGGCGGCATGCGCAAACGGGTGGCCCTGGCCAGAGCTCTGGTGACGGATCCGGAACTGATTCTGTTTGATGAGCCCACCACAGGCCTGGACCCGATACGCAAAAATGACGTACACCATTTGATCCGCGAATTTCAGAAACAATTCGGATTTACCGCCGTGATCGTCAGCCATGATATTCCGGACATTTTTGATCTGGCACAACAGATCGCGCTGCTGGATGAAGGAAAGATTGTTTTCAAAGGAACCCGGCAGGAAATCATGGCATGTGAACATGAAACTGCGTGTGCATTTATCAGAGGAAGGGAAATGTTGTATGACCGATCGAAAACGTGATTTTTATGTGGGTTTTTTTGTCATTATCACCGTTATCTGCACCGGGTATCTGTTTCTGGTTGTGGGGGAATTCTCCCGATTTTTCAAAGACCGGTATACCATTCATGGCTATTTTTCTTCGGTTTCCGGCCTGAAAACGGGAGCATCTGTGGACCTGGCAGGGGTTCGGGTCGGAAATGTGTCTGATATTGCCATTGACCCAGACCATCTGGTGGCAAAGGTAACAATGGAAATTGACAGTCAAATAGAAATTTCAGAAGACAGTATCGCTTCCGTCAGAACTGCGGGAATCATTGGTGAAAAATTCATTGAAATCCTGCCGGGCGGGTCCGATTTTATGCTGGCTGAAGACGCTGAAATTGAAAATACCGAATCCGCTCTGGATATTGAATCATTGATAAAAAAATTCATTTTCAACAATGATTCTCCTTGAGACTGACAACCATATTTCACACATACCAGGGAAACAGGTCAAATGAAACACATAAATCAATATCAATGGATACTCATTCTGGGAATCTGTGTATTAATCGGTCTGGTATCACCGCCGGCATGGTCCCAGTCGCCTTCTGCCGAAAATCAAGCTAGCGTGCAGCCCAGTGAACCGAAGACCGACCCGTCATCCGACTCATTTTTTGAAGATGATTTTTTTGAAGAAGGACCGGCCGGTAAGGCCGTCGCCCCTGTGGCGGATCCATTTTTTTATTTTAATTATGCCATGTATGTGGTCAACGATAACTTATATTATTATGTACTCAAACCCGTTGCCACCGGGTATAAAACCGTGATGCCCACACCGGCCCGAAAGGGGATCCGCAATTTTTTCCATAATCTGATGTTTCCTATCCGGTTTGTAAACAACCTGTTGCAGTGGAAACTGGAACAGGCCTCGGATGAATTTGGAATTTTTCTGGTTAACTCCACTGCCGGAATTCTGGGGTTCAACCAGGTGGCCCAGAAATACCTGGATATGCATACCCAAAAAGAAGATCTGGGCCAGACGCTGGGAACCTATGGCATCAAGGAAGGATTTTATCTGGTTTTACCGGTATTGGGTCCATCCACGCTTCGGGATGCCATCGGCATGGCCGGAGATTATTTCGTGCTGGACCCCATCGACTATGTCTCGCCCTGGGAACTGGAACTGGGACTTGATGTCCTGGACATCATCAACCGGACATCTTTTCGTATCGGTGACTATGAAAGCATGAAAAAAGCGGCACTGGATCCTTATGCGGCGATCCGGGACGCCTATATCCAGAATCGGCGGATGCAGGTCAGCCAATAATCGGGAACAGATCCTTGCGCCGGTGAGGCAGAAAATACCGCATACGATGAGACCGGACATGTGCCAGCTGTTTCGGGTCCAAAGTGACAACATGCAGATGATTATTTTTGGGTAAAGACCGGGAGATCAGTTTCCCGTCCGGTCCGATCACCACGGACAGACCGGGAAATTCCAATCCCGCCCCATTATCCCCGGTCTGGTTCACCGCCGCCACAAACACCCCATTGTCAAATGCCCGGGCCGGCAGGTGCCGCATCCAGGAAGTAAATTTGTCTTGTTGATTCCCCCGGGGAGACGCATGGGGCAAAACAATGAGATCCGCCCCCTGCAATGCCATGGCCGTGGACAGTTCCGGAAAATGGGCATCATAACACAGCTGGATGCCGAATTTGACTCCGCCATGCGCAAATACCGGAATTCGGGTGCCGGGCGTGAAAATTCCCTGTTCATTGGGCGCAATATGCAGTTTCTGATATTTGCCGTAAGGGGTATGGGGGATGAATACCAGATGAGACCCGTAAATCCGCTCATTGATCGTTTCAGCCAGACCGATCAGAATCGCGAGATTCAGTTGATCAGACAGCCGGGCAAAAGTTTGGATCACTTGGGAATCCATGGGTGGGACTTGTTTGGAAAACCGATGATCCGTGCCATACCCGGTAAGCGTCATTTCCGGAAAAATCACCATATCCGCGCCTTTGCGGGCCGCGGTTGAAATAATATCGCAACAGGCGTTCAGATTGTCTTTAAATCGGTTACACAAGCAGGTAACGATGGCCAGACAAAGGGTCACCGGTTTCATAGCTTGAAATTGGCGGAAATTTTAAATACCCGGGTGGCGGGAAGATTCAATATGGGGGAAACCCCGGTCTGGCGGGAAATCTCTTCTAAGGATTCAGCGATCTGATCCCGGGAAGGGGCGATGAATGTGAACCAGATGTTGAACTCATGGTCCCGCATGTAATTGTGAGTGACACCGGCATACATATTGACAGTGCGGGTGAACAGATCGATTTTTTTTTCCGGCACCTTTGCCGTACAAAGGGTGGAATAATAACC encodes the following:
- a CDS encoding ABC transporter ATP-binding protein translates to MTQPFIEFKNVYKRFGNLEVLKGVNLSIDKGTVTVVIGKSGSGKSVLLKHIVGLVKEDEGDVLIQGKSLNRLSSKQARQFKKNMSYMFQDNALFDFLTAFENIALPLTETTRMTVEQIRKKVHDRMARLSIEGIDHKYPSELSGGMRKRVALARALVTDPELILFDEPTTGLDPIRKNDVHHLIREFQKQFGFTAVIVSHDIPDIFDLAQQIALLDEGKIVFKGTRQEIMACEHETACAFIRGREMLYDRSKT
- a CDS encoding nitrilase-related carbon-nitrogen hydrolase yields the protein MKPVTLCLAIVTCLCNRFKDNLNACCDIISTAARKGADMVIFPEMTLTGYGTDHRFSKQVPPMDSQVIQTFARLSDQLNLAILIGLAETINERIYGSHLVFIPHTPYGKYQKLHIAPNEQGIFTPGTRIPVFAHGGVKFGIQLCYDAHFPELSTAMALQGADLIVLPHASPRGNQQDKFTSWMRHLPARAFDNGVFVAAVNQTGDNGAGLEFPGLSVVIGPDGKLISRSLPKNNHLHVVTLDPKQLAHVRSHRMRYFLPHRRKDLFPIIG
- a CDS encoding MlaA family lipoprotein, which produces MKHINQYQWILILGICVLIGLVSPPAWSQSPSAENQASVQPSEPKTDPSSDSFFEDDFFEEGPAGKAVAPVADPFFYFNYAMYVVNDNLYYYVLKPVATGYKTVMPTPARKGIRNFFHNLMFPIRFVNNLLQWKLEQASDEFGIFLVNSTAGILGFNQVAQKYLDMHTQKEDLGQTLGTYGIKEGFYLVLPVLGPSTLRDAIGMAGDYFVLDPIDYVSPWELELGLDVLDIINRTSFRIGDYESMKKAALDPYAAIRDAYIQNRRMQVSQ
- a CDS encoding acyl-CoA dehydratase activase encodes the protein MNDIIAGIDVGSVSVSMAVIDGKKTLLHKASTFHQGDVKACLTRLLSHEVMQSVTHVAVTDATPGFVFCHERYDDQVALIRAAKFLYGQSFDALLHVGGEKFSLSLFDAAGNYTGARHNTSCAAGTGSFLDQQARRLNLQGSHEISEYAMNNRQGRPDIATRCAVFAKTDLIHAQQEGYNIEQICDGLCHGLAKNIANTLFKGKIFTGKIIFCGGVSRNRSVTRYLESLLDLTLTIDDCAQIYGALGAALCLADEISNRMPVPETFDSPRAFFTDTVKKDNYRYPPLSLTLSDYPDFSCHKTYVVDKVEVEIYTDPFELDLSAGFLGLDVGSTSTKSILITKDLVPVIGCYTKTASRPVQAVQTIFKVLDDWITRNRLNVTIAGCGTTGSGRRISGRVIGADLEPDEITAHATAAVNLNKDVDTIIEIGGQDAKFTLLKHGRVTASVMNTVCAAGTGSFIEEQAEKLMCPLSEYSDQAEGISAPVSSDRCTVFMERDINYFFAEGFEQKEILASVLHSVRDNYLTKVATVGNIGNCILFQGATARNRALVAAFEQKLQKPIHVSQFCHLTGALGVALLASEQAIEHTGFRGFDLWKKNIPVRQEVCQLCSNHCKITIADVDGRPQAYGFLCGRDYDTQKMVSPDTRYSMKKLRKPLSRPKTGNAFTPDAPVIGIPAALHLFEDLVFWEQFFSLLGIKTVTSRQLKHPVSLGKTVAKAEFCAPVMALHGHVSHLLKKVPHVFLPFYFEDKSTQKKIRRQHCYYTQFMPSVLACLDPDESDRLIMPTIKYLYTSFHTKMALYRALKPLMPQGPISFFDIHTAWDKAMEYRKDEQERLAALFKTRTRDINGVKVLLLGRPYTVLPDTMNHHIPQIFEKMGIQTFFQDMLDTSEMDLSPIRPLLEEIHWKYAARILESAYAAALTEGLYPVYITSFRCSPDAFGVDYFKRIMEQSNKPYLVLELDEHDSSVGYETRIEAAVRAFTNHFQATSRPAARPLDFAPLFFDRPEDKTIIFPNWDALTGQLIVSTFKSEGHRALLMEETPETLKKSLLTNTGQCIPLNALAAGFIHTVKKHRLNPADTVLWLNRSDIACNIRLYPYHIQQIFKQEGNGFEKSGIYLGELSLFDISFKASTNAYFAYMFGGLLRSIGCKIRPYEVTPGETDRVLPRALAIISRAFATGGSKEQALAQAIPLFRQIRTRDIGTRPKVAIFGDLYARDNEVMNQDLIHYIEAHGGEVITTPYYKYVKIIAGSYFRKWFKEGKYLSLISNKALLVAMNTMEKKYYPYFEPVLKESDLKIPSACEDVLAQYGIQPEHTGESMDNILKIHHILQEHPDVALLVQTTPAFCCPGLVTEAMAARLEATTGVPIVSITYDVSGGNKNKVIVPFIKYFKRRDPAFPCKATI
- the ahbA gene encoding siroheme decarboxylase subunit alpha yields the protein MTAISETDKTILNLIQLDFPIDARPFRVLAEKLDLTEEELIARIQAMKDLQVIRRIGGNFSPDRLGYYSTLCTAKVPEKKIDLFTRTVNMYAGVTHNYMRDHEFNIWFTFIAPSRDQIAESLEEISRQTGVSPILNLPATRVFKISANFKL
- a CDS encoding MlaE family ABC transporter permease, translated to MITRLIETIGSPFSSYIESTGRLIRFFLAGIRQIAVLPFQGNKTLDQIGFIGAKSLFVILLTGLFTGMVLGLQGYYSLVDFGSEAALGAAVALSLIRELGPVLTAIMITARAGSAMTAEIGVMRMSEQIDALVTMQINPVRFIFSPRILAALISFPLLTAFFDVVGIFGGFLSGSLLMGINETVYMDKVIQSVKMIDIWGGFIKSFVFALVVATICCYRGYFAHMNNQGQTGAKGVSLATTSAVVQSCIWILIFDYAITYFLV
- the mlaD gene encoding outer membrane lipid asymmetry maintenance protein MlaD — encoded protein: MTDRKRDFYVGFFVIITVICTGYLFLVVGEFSRFFKDRYTIHGYFSSVSGLKTGASVDLAGVRVGNVSDIAIDPDHLVAKVTMEIDSQIEISEDSIASVRTAGIIGEKFIEILPGGSDFMLAEDAEIENTESALDIESLIKKFIFNNDSP